The following DNA comes from Spirochaetota bacterium.
GTAGACTTGATAGTGTTAATTTTGATTTTGATCCCTTCAATACTATTTTTTTTATCATCTATGGACTTTTGTATTCTCTCAGCAATTTGTATAGCCTGGAGATAGTGGTTAAGACTTTCAGTGTAATTTAAATCAATACTGTTGATATCACCAATTATAGCATGTGATATTCCTTTCCTTATCAGATCACTATCGCCATATAGTGACAGTCCTTTTGATAGTGAGGTATATGCCAATTTCATGTCTGAAATTTTAGTATAAGCTAAATATCCAAGAGCAAATTGTATAGCAGCATCATCAGGGTGGGTATTGAGATATAATTGGTAATGTCGCCCCGCGTTTATAAAGTCACCAATTGATTCATAGCAGTTTGCAGCAGTTAAATAAAGGTCAGGAGGGGTATCATTGCCTTTTGACTGTATATAGCGGTTGAGATGAAAAAGGGCTTTTTTCTTGTTTTTACCAGGAGCAAGCGCTAGAGCTAATTCTAATGAATAGTCATAATTATCAGGTTTAATTTCATATGCTTCTTCCAGATAAGTCAAATATGCGTCAAATTTATTGAGGCGTTTAAAAAGGAGTGCAAGGGAATAGAAGATTATATGGTCTTTTTCACTTATGGTGGTAAACCGTAATGCCTGAATGTAATGCTGTACTGCTTCTTTGTATTTAAATATATTATTGTAGCAAAGGGCAGCATTAACATGCAATGTATAGAGGGTATCATTGTTTTCAATAAAAAATGGCTGCAATTTTCTATCAGTGAAGAGTTTTTTCAGGTCTATACCTTCTTCAATTTTTTCAATAGCAATGTATGAGTCAGGAATCTTTTTATCAGTGCTTCTTGCAGAATAGATTTTATCCAATTGCAATTGTATTATCTGTAGGGCATCGGTGAACTTTTTCTGCTGTATCAGAGCAACATAATCCTGGCCACTGCCATCATTATATAGCAGCAATATAGAAAATATAAACAGATACAATATTAACGATTTAAATTTCATACCATTTAATTTATTTATTTAGTAATATTATCGGTTGGTTTAAAAGGCAAGTTGAATTACAGAAACTATCGCCGAATACGTATTTTGGGAAGTTGCCGCTTCTTGATTTTTGGAGCGCCATCAGGATTATACTTATTCTGAACATCTTCAATGCTATGAGTTATAAGCATTCTGACCACTTCCTCAGCTTTGTTGAGTACATCAATTAGAATAAGATTTTCATCTTCGGAAAAATCATTGAGAAGATGTTCTTCCATGGTCACGCCTTTTTTAGGATAGCCAATGCCTATTCTAACCTTAGCAAATCTGTCCGATTTTAACGCACGGGTAATTGATTCAATACCCGGGTGTTTGAGCTTTGACATAATGGAGTCTATTCGTATCTCGCCAAGTGGGAGGGATGGGTCTTCAAGAACACATATAATATCACGCACATTTATTCGCAGAAAAGAGGCAATATAAAGAACCGATTCACCTAAAAGGGTGACAAAGGTTTGAGGTTTCAACAACACTACATCTTCACCAGAAATCTTGCCACGACCAATAATTGATTTTTTCTTTTTAATGCGGATGTCGATATTCTCATTGTTTCCAAGAATATCGACAACCTTGAATCCAATGTTTTGCCTGTTGTTGAAATATTCCTCGCCTGGATTTCCAAATCCTACGATTAGTTTCAATTATTAACTCCTTGCCTTAAAGTGTTATTGCTGTTCTTCAGCTGGTTTGGCTTCCTCAGCTACAGGCTGTGCAACTTCTTCAGCTGCCTTATGCGGTGCAAGAACAGCTACAACTACCGTTTCTGGTGTGCTAAGAATTGTAACACCTTTTGGAGCAGCAATATCCTTTACATGTATAGATTGCCCTATGGTAAGATTTGTTACATCAATAGTAATTTTTTCTGGCAAATCTGCAGGAAGACATTCAACCTCAATTTCACGCTCAATGATTTCCAGTATGCCACCCTGTTTTACACCAATTGGAGTTCCGCTAATTTCCACAGGTACTTTTGTGGAAATGGCTTCAGTCATGGTTACTTTAAAAAAATCTACGTGTAGAATTTCATCGGTAATGGGATGGCGCTGGTAATCCTTTACAAAGGCTTTTACGGGAGAACCTTTTGAATCTTTTATTTCAAGGTCTATAAGGACATTCTCAGAAATGTGGCCCTTAAAAATTTTAAAGAAGTTTTTCTTCTTAACCATTATGGTTTGAGATTCACCGTGAGAGTACAATACTGCAGGTATATACCCCTGTGCTCTGAGCTTATGATTTGCATTTTTCCCTATCTGGGTTCTTGTTTCAACTGGTAAAACATGTGCTTCCATATCAACCTCTTTTAAATTATTTAATATACATTATAGTGAAAATGTTATAAAATTCAATAATAAATTTTTTTAAAACTATCGGACAAACAATGAGCTAAC
Coding sequences within:
- a CDS encoding 50S ribosomal protein L25/general stress protein Ctc, with the translated sequence MEAHVLPVETRTQIGKNANHKLRAQGYIPAVLYSHGESQTIMVKKKNFFKIFKGHISENVLIDLEIKDSKGSPVKAFVKDYQRHPITDEILHVDFFKVTMTEAISTKVPVEISGTPIGVKQGGILEIIEREIEVECLPADLPEKITIDVTNLTIGQSIHVKDIAAPKGVTILSTPETVVVAVLAPHKAAEEVAQPVAEEAKPAEEQQ
- the pth gene encoding aminoacyl-tRNA hydrolase, with protein sequence MKLIVGFGNPGEEYFNNRQNIGFKVVDILGNNENIDIRIKKKKSIIGRGKISGEDVVLLKPQTFVTLLGESVLYIASFLRINVRDIICVLEDPSLPLGEIRIDSIMSKLKHPGIESITRALKSDRFAKVRIGIGYPKKGVTMEEHLLNDFSEDENLILIDVLNKAEEVVRMLITHSIEDVQNKYNPDGAPKIKKRQLPKIRIRR